The following coding sequences are from one Mycobacterium bourgelatii window:
- a CDS encoding FAD-dependent oxidoreductase, producing MAWDHEFDVVVLGSGGAGLTAALSAATAGASVQVFEKAPTVGGTTAVSGGIAWIPAHNRAPDRELTVADALKYLRAQSFGSMDDEMVETFVRTGPLMLDFVEKHSGLRFEVAEGFPDYQPELPGGQPGGGRSLSAAPFDLGVLGDWPERITAFPADWSNVGFDAETRARLHADVARAGDLCVAGTALVAGLLKGLLDTGVAPCVNSRAEQLIVEGDTVVGVRIAGPEQSINVRARRGVILGTGGFEWDPALVQAFLRGPMHGAVSPPNNTGDGLRMAMALGADLANMGEAWWVPIVQIPGDTIDGKPRSRSVRLERTRPRSIIVNRAGRRFVNEAGEYNSMAGAFHYLDPRGGYVNDRAWIVFDSIHLQRYGFLGVEPGAPVPEWFCESADLAELGAKTGIDAAGLERTIAKWNRDVAAGHDPDFGRGSSAYDGYWGDNTATTLAGKTLGPIDAAPYYAVPVQVGAMGTKGGPRTDRDGRVLHVSGRSIPGLFAAGNAMAGATGRAYGGAGGTLGPAMVFGYRSGYAAATGQSVSERGRVSQAL from the coding sequence ATGGCTTGGGATCACGAATTCGATGTCGTCGTACTCGGCAGTGGCGGCGCGGGACTCACCGCGGCCCTGTCGGCAGCCACCGCCGGCGCCTCGGTGCAGGTGTTCGAGAAGGCGCCCACCGTCGGCGGAACCACCGCCGTGTCTGGTGGCATCGCGTGGATTCCGGCGCACAACCGTGCACCCGATCGGGAATTGACGGTGGCCGACGCGCTGAAATACCTACGCGCGCAATCCTTCGGCTCGATGGACGACGAAATGGTCGAAACCTTCGTGCGAACTGGGCCCTTGATGCTCGACTTCGTCGAGAAGCACAGCGGCCTGCGTTTCGAGGTCGCGGAGGGCTTCCCCGACTACCAGCCGGAACTGCCGGGCGGACAACCGGGCGGCGGGCGTTCACTGAGTGCGGCACCGTTCGATCTCGGCGTGCTGGGCGACTGGCCAGAACGGATCACGGCGTTTCCCGCCGACTGGTCCAACGTGGGGTTCGATGCCGAAACCCGAGCCCGGCTGCACGCGGACGTGGCACGGGCCGGTGACCTGTGCGTGGCGGGCACGGCACTGGTCGCCGGTCTGTTGAAGGGCCTGCTGGATACCGGGGTGGCGCCGTGTGTCAATTCACGGGCCGAGCAGCTAATTGTGGAGGGCGACACCGTGGTTGGCGTGCGGATCGCCGGGCCCGAACAGAGCATCAACGTGCGCGCCCGGCGCGGGGTCATCCTGGGCACCGGCGGATTCGAGTGGGACCCGGCGCTGGTGCAGGCCTTCTTGCGCGGACCGATGCACGGGGCGGTCTCACCCCCGAACAACACCGGCGACGGGCTGCGCATGGCGATGGCACTCGGAGCCGATCTGGCCAACATGGGCGAAGCGTGGTGGGTGCCGATCGTGCAGATCCCGGGCGACACCATCGACGGCAAACCGCGCAGCCGCAGCGTCCGACTGGAACGCACCCGCCCCCGCAGCATCATCGTCAACCGGGCCGGGCGGCGGTTCGTCAACGAGGCAGGCGAATACAACTCGATGGCCGGCGCCTTCCACTACCTCGACCCCCGCGGCGGGTATGTCAACGACCGGGCATGGATCGTGTTCGACTCGATCCACCTGCAGCGCTACGGATTTCTCGGTGTTGAGCCGGGCGCTCCCGTCCCGGAGTGGTTCTGCGAGTCGGCGGATCTCGCCGAGCTTGGCGCCAAGACCGGCATCGACGCCGCGGGTTTGGAGCGAACGATCGCGAAGTGGAACCGCGACGTCGCCGCGGGCCATGACCCGGACTTTGGGCGCGGTTCCAGCGCTTACGACGGCTATTGGGGCGACAACACCGCGACCACACTCGCCGGCAAAACGCTGGGCCCCATCGACGCGGCGCCTTACTACGCCGTGCCGGTTCAGGTTGGTGCGATGGGCACCAAAGGTGGACCACGCACCGACCGGGACGGCCGGGTTCTCCACGTCAGCGGGCGGTCGATACCCGGCCTGTTCGCGGCGGGCAATGCGATGGCCGGCGCGACCGGTCGTGCCTACGGCGGTGCTGGCGGAACATTGGGTCCGGCAATGGTTTTCGGCTACCGATCCGGCTATGCGGCGGCGACTGGGCAATCAGTCTCCGAACGGGGACGGGTGTCGCAGGCGCTGTAG
- a CDS encoding coniferyl-alcohol dehydrogenase, producing MAIDELWRYDGRRAVVTGCASGIGAHVVQQLTELGAHVVGLDKRRPAVPVNDFHEVDLADAASIDQAVASLAGDIDALFNVAGVSSGIGDPELVVTINFLGLRHLTEALIPRMTAGSSIVSVASLAAAAYREHQRDVVPLLNTATMQEGIDWCRRHPDVVGTGYQLSKEAVILYGMRNVTALGARGIRINCTGPGVTETPILDQLRTAYGQQFLDDIPKPLGRVSDPAEQAAVLLFLNSRAASYISGQVIWVDGGNVAAAIARELEGGPA from the coding sequence ATGGCAATCGACGAGTTGTGGCGCTACGACGGCCGACGTGCCGTGGTGACCGGATGTGCGTCGGGCATCGGCGCACACGTGGTACAGCAGCTCACCGAACTCGGGGCGCACGTCGTCGGGCTGGACAAGCGTCGGCCGGCGGTGCCGGTCAACGATTTTCACGAGGTTGACCTCGCCGACGCGGCGTCGATCGATCAGGCCGTCGCGTCCCTCGCCGGCGACATCGACGCGCTGTTCAATGTCGCCGGCGTGTCGTCGGGTATCGGCGACCCGGAGTTGGTCGTCACGATCAACTTCCTGGGGCTGCGCCACCTCACCGAGGCGCTGATTCCGCGGATGACGGCGGGTTCGTCGATCGTGAGCGTGGCTTCCCTGGCGGCCGCGGCGTATCGGGAACACCAGCGGGACGTCGTGCCATTGTTGAACACCGCGACCATGCAGGAGGGAATTGACTGGTGTCGACGCCATCCGGATGTCGTGGGCACCGGCTACCAGCTGTCCAAGGAAGCGGTCATTCTGTACGGCATGCGCAACGTCACCGCGCTGGGCGCGCGAGGCATCCGGATCAATTGCACCGGCCCGGGGGTGACCGAGACGCCGATCCTCGACCAGCTGCGCACCGCCTACGGGCAGCAATTTCTCGACGACATACCGAAGCCGCTGGGGCGGGTGTCCGACCCGGCAGAACAGGCCGCGGTCCTGCTGTTCTTGAATAGCCGCGCAGCCAGCTATATTTCGGGCCAGGTCATCTGGGTCGACGGCGGCAACGTGGCAGCGGCTATCGCCCGTGAACTCGAGGGAGGGCCGGCGTAA
- a CDS encoding IclR family transcriptional regulator — translation MTGAAAGSQTLARGLTALQLVAASSQGLTMQEVADQVGVHRTIAYRLLATLTQFRLVAKGEDGRYRPAAGLAVLGASFDNNLRQLSAPTLRALADELGTTVSLLVAEGDEQVAVAVIVPTQVPYQLAFHEGSRYPLDRGAAGIALLASMPPRPGERDLVATARDRGWVITHGEIEPDTYGLAVAVPRPAPCPPACINLISHREDVVMRGKDAVIKAANKLSALLS, via the coding sequence GTGACGGGCGCGGCGGCGGGTTCACAGACGCTGGCCAGGGGGCTCACGGCGCTGCAACTGGTGGCTGCCTCCTCGCAGGGGCTGACCATGCAAGAGGTCGCCGACCAGGTCGGGGTGCACCGGACCATCGCATATCGCTTGCTGGCGACGTTGACCCAATTTCGGCTGGTCGCCAAGGGAGAGGACGGCCGTTATCGACCGGCGGCCGGGTTGGCCGTCCTTGGCGCCTCCTTCGACAACAACCTGCGTCAATTGAGCGCGCCGACGCTGCGCGCGTTGGCCGACGAACTCGGCACCACCGTGTCGTTGCTGGTCGCCGAGGGTGACGAGCAGGTGGCGGTTGCGGTGATCGTGCCGACCCAGGTTCCCTATCAGCTCGCCTTCCACGAGGGCAGCCGTTATCCGCTGGACCGCGGCGCTGCCGGGATCGCGCTGTTGGCGAGCATGCCACCGCGCCCGGGCGAGCGGGATCTCGTCGCCACCGCCCGCGACCGCGGCTGGGTGATCACGCACGGCGAGATCGAACCGGACACCTATGGACTGGCGGTTGCGGTGCCGCGCCCGGCTCCCTGTCCGCCCGCCTGCATCAACCTGATCTCCCATCGCGAGGACGTGGTGATGCGCGGCAAGGACGCTGTCATCAAAGCCGCCAACAAGTTGTCGGCACTGCTGAGCTGA
- a CDS encoding alpha/beta fold hydrolase, which translates to MAEFESVWSDLQGVAFEQGYLEAGGVRTRYLRAGDPSKPVLMLLHGSGGHAEAYVRNLAAHAEHFWTWAIDMLGHGFTDKPGHPLEIRHYVEHLMAVLRAIGARRASISGESLGGWVAARAAIDHPDVVDRLVLNTAGGSQADPVVMKRIIDLSMAAVENPTWETVQARIKWLMADKSKNYDDLVASRQRIYRQPGFVAAMRDIMALQDPEIRARNLLGPEEYGSITAPTLVLWTSDDPTADVTEGRRIASMIPGARFELMPGCGHWPQYEDAKTFNRLHIDFLLGR; encoded by the coding sequence GTGGCGGAGTTCGAGAGCGTGTGGAGCGACCTCCAAGGCGTCGCGTTCGAACAGGGCTACCTCGAGGCTGGGGGAGTTCGGACCCGATACCTGCGCGCGGGCGACCCAAGCAAACCGGTGCTGATGCTGCTGCACGGCTCCGGCGGCCACGCCGAGGCCTACGTTCGAAATCTGGCCGCGCACGCCGAGCACTTCTGGACGTGGGCCATCGACATGCTCGGCCACGGCTTCACCGACAAGCCGGGCCATCCGTTGGAAATCCGGCACTATGTCGAGCATTTGATGGCGGTACTGCGTGCCATCGGCGCTCGGCGCGCCAGCATCAGCGGCGAATCGCTCGGTGGATGGGTGGCCGCGCGCGCCGCCATCGACCACCCCGACGTGGTGGACCGACTGGTCCTGAACACGGCTGGCGGATCGCAGGCGGATCCCGTGGTGATGAAACGGATCATCGACTTGTCGATGGCCGCCGTGGAGAACCCGACCTGGGAGACCGTGCAGGCGCGGATCAAATGGCTGATGGCAGACAAGTCGAAGAACTACGACGATCTGGTGGCCAGTCGGCAGCGGATCTATCGGCAGCCGGGCTTCGTCGCTGCCATGCGCGACATCATGGCCCTGCAGGACCCCGAGATTCGTGCGCGAAATCTGTTGGGGCCGGAGGAGTACGGGTCCATCACCGCACCCACCTTGGTGCTGTGGACAAGTGATGACCCGACGGCCGACGTAACGGAGGGTCGGCGGATCGCATCCATGATCCCCGGCGCCCGATTCGAACTGATGCCGGGCTGCGGGCACTGGCCGCAGTACGAGGATGCCAAGACGTTCAACCGGCTGCACATCGACTTCCTGCTGGGACGTTGA
- a CDS encoding FAD-binding protein yields the protein MTSGATEASGRFDHVVDVLVVGSGGGGMTAALTASASGLDALVIEKSGKYGGSTALSGGGIWVPGAPAQRREGYAPNAEGVVEYLRQITEGLVTEARLRQYVESAPRMLEFLERLSPWLEFVWKPGYADYYPELPGGSELGSTINVPPIDLRVLGDDESTLLQPLALAPKGIWLGPKELRSFYRIRQSWAGKAVLLKLIARMVRARVLDERMAAIGQSLVARLRLAMRERGIPLWLDTPLVELLTDADGSVTGALVERNGTRQRIGARGGVILATGGFDHDLAWRKEHLPEIDQDWSFGNPAAMGDGIRAGQAVGAAADLLDEAWWFPAIQWPDGRMQFMLNERMMPAQFIVNGEGKRFINEAAPYMDFGHAMIEGQRSGVTHIPCWLITDHRSFNRYVVGGHLPIPKIPGAPVPTGRKIPKAWLDSGVVKAAMNWDELATKIDVPAEQLRATAARFNELARKGHDDDFNRGDSVYDNYYGDPTLPNPNLHPLGDPPYYAFRVVLGDLGTSGGLRVDEYARVLRTDDTVVRGLYAVGNTSAPVMGRSYAGAGATIGPAMTFGFVAAKHVADLLVTKSESDAEAAQTLNSHRR from the coding sequence ATGACGTCAGGGGCAACGGAAGCATCGGGTCGCTTCGACCACGTCGTCGACGTGTTGGTCGTCGGATCGGGTGGCGGCGGGATGACGGCCGCACTGACCGCATCCGCATCCGGGCTCGATGCGTTGGTGATCGAGAAGTCCGGCAAGTACGGCGGTTCCACCGCGTTGTCGGGTGGGGGCATCTGGGTGCCGGGTGCGCCCGCGCAACGCCGGGAAGGTTATGCCCCGAACGCGGAAGGCGTCGTCGAGTACCTGCGACAGATCACCGAAGGCCTGGTCACCGAGGCGCGCCTGCGGCAGTACGTGGAATCGGCGCCGCGAATGCTGGAGTTCTTGGAACGCCTTTCGCCCTGGCTCGAGTTCGTCTGGAAGCCCGGATATGCCGACTACTATCCGGAGCTGCCGGGTGGCTCCGAGCTGGGCAGCACCATCAACGTGCCGCCCATCGATCTGCGCGTGCTGGGTGACGACGAGTCAACACTGCTGCAGCCGCTGGCGTTGGCGCCCAAGGGAATTTGGCTGGGGCCGAAGGAATTGCGCTCGTTTTACCGGATCAGGCAGTCCTGGGCCGGAAAGGCCGTGCTGCTGAAGCTGATTGCACGCATGGTCCGGGCGCGTGTCTTGGACGAGCGGATGGCGGCGATCGGCCAATCGCTGGTGGCCAGGCTACGGCTGGCGATGCGGGAACGCGGTATTCCGCTGTGGCTGGACACGCCGCTGGTCGAGTTGCTCACCGACGCCGACGGATCGGTGACCGGTGCACTGGTGGAGAGAAACGGCACCCGGCAGCGGATCGGGGCGCGTGGCGGCGTGATCTTGGCGACCGGGGGATTCGACCACGACCTGGCCTGGCGCAAGGAACATCTGCCAGAGATCGACCAGGACTGGAGCTTCGGCAATCCGGCCGCCATGGGCGACGGCATCCGGGCAGGCCAGGCGGTCGGCGCGGCCGCCGACCTGCTCGACGAGGCGTGGTGGTTCCCGGCCATCCAGTGGCCGGACGGCCGAATGCAGTTCATGCTGAACGAGCGAATGATGCCGGCGCAGTTCATCGTCAACGGGGAGGGCAAGCGCTTCATCAACGAGGCGGCACCCTACATGGACTTCGGCCACGCCATGATCGAAGGCCAGAGGTCCGGGGTGACGCACATCCCCTGCTGGCTCATCACCGATCACCGCTCCTTCAATCGCTATGTCGTGGGCGGTCATCTGCCCATACCGAAGATTCCCGGCGCGCCGGTGCCCACCGGACGCAAGATCCCTAAAGCTTGGCTGGACTCGGGCGTGGTCAAGGCCGCGATGAACTGGGACGAATTAGCGACCAAGATCGACGTTCCAGCGGAACAACTTCGGGCCACCGCCGCCCGCTTCAACGAACTGGCGCGCAAGGGCCACGACGACGATTTCAACCGCGGCGACAGCGTCTACGACAACTACTACGGCGATCCGACCCTGCCCAACCCCAACCTGCATCCACTGGGCGACCCGCCCTACTACGCGTTTCGCGTTGTGCTCGGCGACCTGGGCACCTCCGGCGGGCTCCGTGTCGACGAATATGCACGGGTGCTACGGACGGACGACACGGTGGTGCGCGGACTGTACGCGGTGGGAAACACCTCCGCGCCGGTGATGGGACGCAGCTACGCCGGGGCCGGCGCCACCATCGGCCCGGCGATGACCTTCGGCTTCGTCGCGGCGAAACACGTTGCCGACCTACTCGTCACGAAATCCGAGTCGGACGCGGAAGCCGCCCAGACCCTTAATTCTCATAGGAGGTAG
- a CDS encoding 3-carboxyethylcatechol 2,3-dioxygenase, which yields MSHSPLLNLPGPPQDLLDDVEAAIAQARGFVTDYDPELVVIFAPDHYNGFFYRVMPSFCIGMQANGIGDYGTQAGPLDVPGDIAAECAKAVLAANVDVAVSANMDVDHGTVQPLEKLFGAATAKPVIPIFINAIAVPLGPLHRCRALGTAVGAFLATLDKRVLVIGSGGLSHSPPLPTLDTATAAVRQRIVDGQPMTAEQRQARQTAVIDAARSFASGDSDLQPLNPAWDHRFLEVVDNGHLEDLDGWSNSFVTHEGGSSAQEIRTWVAAFAALASVGPYQTSVRYYKQAADLLAGFAVRTAAPVA from the coding sequence ATGTCCCACAGCCCGCTGCTGAATCTTCCGGGGCCGCCGCAGGACCTGCTTGACGACGTGGAAGCCGCGATCGCCCAGGCGCGCGGATTCGTCACCGACTACGACCCGGAGTTGGTCGTCATCTTTGCGCCCGACCACTACAACGGATTCTTCTACCGGGTGATGCCGTCGTTCTGTATTGGCATGCAGGCCAACGGTATCGGCGACTATGGTACTCAAGCTGGCCCCCTCGACGTACCCGGCGACATCGCGGCCGAGTGCGCCAAGGCCGTGCTGGCCGCCAACGTCGATGTGGCCGTGTCGGCGAACATGGACGTCGATCACGGCACCGTGCAGCCCCTGGAGAAACTGTTCGGCGCGGCCACCGCGAAGCCGGTGATACCGATCTTCATCAACGCGATCGCCGTGCCGCTGGGGCCGTTGCATCGCTGCCGTGCCCTGGGAACTGCGGTCGGCGCCTTCCTGGCGACGTTGGACAAGCGGGTGCTGGTGATCGGATCGGGTGGCCTGTCGCACAGCCCCCCGCTGCCCACGTTGGACACCGCGACTGCGGCCGTGCGGCAACGAATCGTGGACGGCCAACCGATGACAGCGGAGCAACGGCAGGCCCGCCAGACGGCGGTCATCGATGCGGCCAGAAGCTTCGCCAGCGGCGACAGCGACCTGCAGCCCCTGAACCCGGCCTGGGACCACCGCTTCTTGGAAGTCGTCGACAATGGCCACCTCGAGGATCTCGACGGCTGGTCGAACTCGTTCGTGACGCATGAGGGCGGCAGTTCCGCGCAGGAGATCCGCACCTGGGTCGCTGCTTTCGCTGCGTTGGCGTCGGTGGGTCCGTACCAGACCTCGGTGCGTTACTACAAACAGGCTGCCGACCTGCTCGCCGGGTTCGCGGTGCGAACGGCGGCGCCGGTCGCATGA
- a CDS encoding bifunctional 3-(3-hydroxy-phenyl)propionate/3-hydroxycinnamic acid hydroxylase: MAGAGHECDVVVVGAGPVGLTLANILGQQGITTLVVEERETLIDYPRGVGLDDEALRTFQSIGLVDRVLPHTVPNQILRFYDAKRRILAEMAPPDARFGWPKRNGFVQPLVDAELLRGLDRFDNVEVWWDRPMTSCVQTDQAVTVELGGQSGPVTVRARYVVGCDGGRSTTRGMMGVSFDGTTSSTRWLVVDVANDPLGHPNSEVGADPERPYASISIAHGIRRFEFMIHADESDELAEDPVFLTRMLARMVPHPDRVEVIRRRVYTHHSRIAGAFRSGRLLLAGDAAHLMPVWQGQGYNSGIRDAANLGWKLAAVVSGRAEDRLLDTYDQERRKHARAMIDLSTMVGRVISPTNRRVTAARDLLVRSASIVPSLKRYVLEMRFKPMPRYEHGAVVHDEPRRADSPVGTLFIQPRVDTRAQQNVLLDDVLGSWFAVLCWNNNPRMILGDEAFATWKALGARFIAARPLTQLHWTGHDDPDVEIIGDRSGGLKGWFDAHRESVVFLRPDRCIAGACIAQLAPELSRSLSEALSLTLKGGDVQSATGSVLYVPQPAAESSGAAAGPA; encoded by the coding sequence ATGGCCGGCGCCGGGCACGAATGCGACGTCGTGGTGGTCGGCGCCGGCCCGGTGGGGCTGACCCTGGCCAATATCCTTGGCCAACAGGGCATCACCACGCTGGTGGTGGAGGAACGCGAAACGCTGATCGACTATCCGCGCGGCGTTGGACTGGACGACGAAGCGTTGCGTACGTTTCAATCGATCGGCTTGGTCGACCGGGTGCTGCCGCACACCGTGCCCAACCAGATTTTGCGGTTCTACGACGCCAAGCGCCGGATACTCGCCGAAATGGCGCCGCCCGACGCGCGTTTCGGCTGGCCCAAGCGCAACGGGTTCGTGCAACCCTTGGTCGACGCCGAATTGCTGCGTGGTCTAGACAGATTCGACAACGTCGAGGTCTGGTGGGACCGGCCGATGACTTCCTGCGTGCAGACCGACCAGGCGGTGACCGTCGAACTCGGTGGGCAGAGCGGGCCGGTGACGGTCCGGGCACGCTACGTCGTCGGCTGCGACGGCGGGCGCAGCACGACCCGGGGAATGATGGGTGTCTCGTTTGACGGCACCACTTCATCCACCCGCTGGTTGGTCGTCGATGTCGCGAATGACCCGCTCGGCCACCCCAACAGCGAGGTCGGCGCCGACCCGGAACGCCCCTACGCCTCGATCTCGATCGCCCACGGTATCCGCCGGTTCGAGTTCATGATTCACGCCGACGAGTCCGACGAGCTGGCCGAGGATCCGGTCTTTCTGACCAGAATGTTGGCGCGGATGGTTCCGCACCCGGACCGGGTCGAAGTGATCCGACGACGGGTCTATACCCACCACTCGCGGATAGCCGGAGCGTTCCGCAGCGGCCGGCTGCTGCTGGCCGGCGATGCCGCGCACCTGATGCCGGTCTGGCAGGGGCAGGGCTACAACAGCGGCATCCGGGATGCCGCCAACCTGGGTTGGAAACTGGCCGCCGTGGTCAGCGGCCGCGCCGAAGACCGGCTGCTGGACACCTACGACCAGGAGCGACGCAAACACGCCCGAGCGATGATCGACCTCTCCACCATGGTGGGTCGGGTCATCTCGCCAACCAACCGCCGTGTCACAGCGGCCCGCGATCTGCTGGTTCGATCGGCGTCAATAGTGCCTTCCCTCAAGCGGTATGTGCTCGAGATGCGGTTCAAGCCGATGCCGCGCTACGAGCATGGCGCCGTTGTGCACGACGAGCCCCGTCGGGCTGATTCGCCGGTGGGAACGCTGTTCATCCAGCCGCGGGTCGACACCCGCGCCCAGCAAAACGTGCTCCTCGACGATGTGCTGGGTTCCTGGTTCGCCGTGTTGTGTTGGAACAACAATCCCCGCATGATACTCGGCGACGAAGCGTTTGCGACGTGGAAAGCCTTGGGCGCTAGGTTTATTGCCGCACGCCCGCTGACGCAGCTGCATTGGACCGGGCACGACGATCCCGACGTCGAGATCATCGGTGATCGGTCCGGAGGCTTGAAGGGCTGGTTCGACGCCCACCGAGAGTCGGTCGTGTTTTTGCGGCCCGACCGCTGCATCGCCGGCGCCTGCATCGCTCAGCTTGCTCCCGAACTGAGCAGGTCACTGAGCGAGGCGCTGTCACTCACGCTGAAAGGGGGTGACGTTCAAAGTGCCACTGGCTCTGTGCTGTATGTCCCACAGCCCGCTGCTGAATCTTCCGGGGCCGCCGCAGGACCTGCTTGA
- a CDS encoding cyclase family protein produces the protein MATMADFRKAARDVSNWGRWGEADELGTLNFITAEKVQQAAGLVRHGKVFPLGVDFGSSGPQGAFGFRHNPIHVMTVDGGDATTLAQYGPGWTQNATASQLAGYFADSFFRFNDDMVVMPLQAATQWDALSHVYYEDQLYNGFPAGSVTSMGAFHCGIDKVDVKGITSRGVLLDLVRHRGAEVFLEHGNPITPEELDDVVRAQGVTIGSGDIVLIRTGWWTRFLMTGNKTEPYSGLDWRCAQWLHDHEIAAVASDNLQVEDPVSGIEGLFLPLHLLCLRDMGMMFGEYWDLTPLADDCAADGVYEFQLIAPPLRFVGAVGSPVNPIAIK, from the coding sequence ATGGCTACCATGGCCGATTTTCGGAAAGCCGCACGCGATGTCTCGAACTGGGGGCGCTGGGGAGAGGCCGACGAACTCGGCACGCTGAACTTCATCACCGCCGAGAAGGTCCAGCAGGCCGCGGGTCTGGTCCGGCACGGCAAGGTGTTCCCACTCGGAGTCGACTTCGGCTCATCGGGACCGCAGGGCGCTTTCGGGTTCCGACACAACCCAATTCACGTGATGACCGTGGACGGCGGCGACGCGACCACGCTGGCCCAATACGGGCCCGGATGGACGCAGAACGCGACGGCGAGCCAGCTGGCCGGGTACTTCGCCGACAGCTTCTTCCGCTTCAACGACGACATGGTCGTCATGCCGTTGCAGGCGGCCACGCAATGGGACGCGCTGTCGCACGTCTACTACGAAGACCAGCTGTACAACGGATTCCCGGCCGGTTCTGTGACGAGCATGGGCGCATTCCACTGCGGCATCGACAAGGTCGACGTCAAGGGCATCACCTCGCGGGGGGTGCTGCTCGACCTGGTGCGCCACCGCGGCGCCGAGGTCTTCCTGGAACACGGCAACCCGATCACTCCCGAGGAGCTCGACGACGTCGTCCGCGCGCAAGGTGTGACCATCGGCAGCGGGGACATCGTGTTGATCCGAACCGGCTGGTGGACAAGATTTCTCATGACCGGAAACAAGACGGAACCATATTCGGGTCTGGACTGGCGCTGCGCCCAGTGGTTGCACGATCACGAAATCGCTGCGGTCGCATCGGACAATCTCCAGGTTGAAGACCCGGTGTCGGGGATCGAGGGCCTGTTCCTGCCCTTGCACCTACTGTGCCTGCGCGACATGGGCATGATGTTCGGAGAGTATTGGGACCTGACCCCGCTGGCCGACGACTGCGCGGCCGACGGCGTCTATGAGTTTCAGCTCATCGCGCCACCGCTGCGGTTCGTCGGCGCGGTCGGCTCCCCGGTCAACCCGATCGCCATCAAGTGA
- a CDS encoding LLM class flavin-dependent oxidoreductase, giving the protein MKISLFYEFALPRPWAPDDERELLQDCLDEVEAADKAGFSTVWLTEHHFLEEYCHSTAPEMFLAAASQRTKNIRLGFGIMHLPPAVNHPARVAERVATLDLISNGRVEFGTGESSSIGELGGFNIDPADKRAQWEEALEVAIRCMVEEPFTGFKGEHIQMPARNVIPKPLQKPHPPVWVACTRPSSVQMAAQKAIGALSFAYTGPGPLAERVNGYYKEFEENGVPVTPAINPNILAIGGDLSMMVAKTDEQALQRLGQGGGFFSFGIMHYYMTGVHTPGRTGVWERYLEEVEKDPTLAYGPGRGAIGSPATVREFLRGYEESGVDEIILLLNPRSHEGTMESIELMGKEVLPEFIERDAKAVADKAARLAPVIEKVEARRPEPTAPQFDESYSFGGLPTGRGGKFTASEIPEAMAEINEGRVQAAQRLKEQQQGK; this is encoded by the coding sequence ATGAAGATCTCATTGTTCTACGAGTTCGCCCTGCCCCGCCCGTGGGCGCCCGACGACGAACGGGAGCTGTTGCAGGACTGCCTCGACGAGGTGGAGGCCGCCGACAAGGCCGGCTTTTCCACGGTATGGCTCACCGAGCACCACTTCCTCGAGGAGTACTGTCATTCCACCGCGCCCGAGATGTTCCTCGCCGCGGCGAGCCAGCGCACCAAGAACATTCGGCTCGGCTTCGGCATCATGCACCTGCCGCCGGCGGTGAACCATCCCGCCCGAGTGGCCGAGCGCGTCGCCACCCTGGACCTGATCTCCAACGGGCGCGTCGAATTCGGCACCGGCGAGTCCTCTTCCATCGGTGAGCTCGGCGGATTCAACATCGACCCCGCCGACAAACGTGCGCAGTGGGAGGAGGCGCTCGAGGTCGCGATCCGCTGCATGGTCGAGGAGCCCTTCACCGGCTTCAAGGGCGAACACATCCAGATGCCGGCCCGCAATGTGATCCCCAAGCCGCTGCAGAAGCCGCATCCGCCCGTGTGGGTCGCCTGCACGCGCCCGTCCAGCGTTCAGATGGCGGCCCAAAAGGCGATTGGCGCACTGAGTTTCGCCTACACCGGGCCAGGGCCGCTGGCCGAACGGGTCAACGGCTACTACAAGGAGTTCGAGGAAAACGGGGTCCCGGTCACACCGGCGATCAACCCCAACATCCTGGCCATCGGCGGTGACCTGTCGATGATGGTGGCCAAGACCGACGAGCAGGCATTGCAACGCCTCGGCCAGGGCGGCGGCTTCTTCTCCTTCGGCATCATGCACTACTACATGACCGGCGTGCACACCCCGGGACGGACCGGCGTCTGGGAACGCTATCTGGAAGAGGTGGAGAAGGACCCCACGCTGGCGTACGGACCCGGCCGCGGCGCGATCGGATCACCGGCCACGGTTCGTGAGTTCCTGCGTGGGTACGAGGAGAGCGGTGTCGACGAGATCATCCTGCTGCTGAACCCGCGCAGCCACGAGGGCACCATGGAGTCGATCGAGCTGATGGGCAAGGAGGTCCTGCCCGAATTCATCGAGCGTGACGCAAAGGCGGTGGCCGACAAGGCCGCCCGACTGGCGCCGGTGATCGAGAAGGTGGAAGCTCGTCGGCCGGAACCGACGGCACCGCAGTTCGACGAAAGCTACTCCTTCGGCGGCCTGCCGACCGGCCGCGGCGGAAAGTTCACGGCCAGCGAGATTCCGGAGGCCATGGCCGAAATCAACGAGGGGCGCGTCCAGGCCGCGCAGCGCTTGAAGGAGCAGCAGCAGGGCAAGTGA